In one window of Coralliovum pocilloporae DNA:
- a CDS encoding DUF3179 domain-containing protein, giving the protein MRRLIAAGLFVIATLSGAATSYSQGFMTHGWMTDFNVSSVEMDEIVSGGPPRDGIPSIDDPRFVSATSEQTVQPKEPVIRLEINGDVRAYPLRIMTWHEIVNDTVGGVPVAVTYCPLCNSAIAFQRQLDGESVEFGTTGLLRKSDMIMYDRKTESWWQQFTGEAIVGKKTGDRLTMLPVTVESFELFRTAYPNGKVLVPNHDGLRRYGENPYVNYDSRDRPYPLFMGNLPSDVDPMTRVVVIKDTKAGQPRAVTLPRLREDGRLRLGDVELRWIAGQNSALDTEAIADGKDVGNVTALRHSGNRQSAVVYDVTFAFAYRAFHPDGELLK; this is encoded by the coding sequence ATGCGCCGACTGATTGCTGCCGGCCTCTTTGTTATCGCAACCCTGTCAGGTGCTGCCACGTCCTACAGTCAGGGCTTCATGACCCATGGCTGGATGACGGATTTCAATGTCTCGTCAGTCGAGATGGACGAAATCGTTTCCGGCGGCCCGCCCCGCGATGGCATTCCCTCCATTGATGACCCCCGGTTTGTATCGGCAACAAGCGAGCAGACAGTCCAGCCGAAAGAACCGGTCATTCGCCTGGAGATCAATGGCGATGTACGCGCCTATCCCCTGCGTATCATGACATGGCACGAAATCGTCAACGACACGGTGGGCGGTGTTCCTGTCGCTGTCACCTATTGCCCGCTCTGCAATTCAGCAATTGCCTTTCAACGGCAGCTTGATGGCGAGAGCGTTGAGTTCGGAACAACGGGCCTTTTACGCAAGTCCGACATGATCATGTATGATCGCAAGACGGAAAGCTGGTGGCAGCAGTTCACCGGCGAGGCCATTGTCGGGAAGAAGACAGGCGATCGGCTGACCATGTTGCCGGTCACGGTTGAATCCTTCGAACTGTTCCGGACAGCCTATCCAAACGGCAAGGTTCTCGTCCCCAACCATGACGGTCTTCGACGCTATGGAGAGAATCCATATGTGAATTATGACAGCCGGGATCGCCCCTATCCGCTGTTCATGGGCAATCTGCCGAGTGATGTGGACCCGATGACCCGTGTGGTCGTTATCAAGGATACAAAAGCGGGACAGCCGAGAGCTGTTACCCTGCCGCGTCTGCGGGAGGACGGTCGCTTGCGCCTGGGCGACGTGGAACTGCGCTGGATTGCAGGTCAGAACTCAGCTCTTGATACAGAAGCGATTGCCGATGGAAAGGATGTCGGCAATGTCACCGCTCTCAGACATAGCGGCAACCGGCAGAGCGCGGTGGTCTATGATGTAACATTCGCCTTCGCCTATCGGGCCTTCCATCCGGATGGTGAATTGCTGAAGTAG
- a CDS encoding class I SAM-dependent methyltransferase, with the protein MSVAPSSQSHTSDLANAGVVLDTPYIARYFPGQSPSMMALSACTNGIPLSMPNPRFRYLELGCGNGLGIATLAASFPRGIFHAVDINPVHIDNGERLKEKAGLKNLFFHEADFSEVIGQRDIRPFDHISLHGVYSWVGEPTRRHIRQIIHELLKPGGTCNISYNTLPGWASFLPLRNLFVQAANRHFGTTAERIQKAYQSLRTMMENGFDYADAHPDAKAIFDELANKSLNYVAHEFFNDHWQPFSFSEVSNDFSNIGMYYCGNTKLDHNMGREPSSSKLRRYSDRLLSEDLRSIQRLEKHRSDTYLNCAEPPALEDLATSLAGLQLGALADASAINTYGPRPLDVENTLIINALQHQTLTLADLKALPALGGMSMDELAERIKLLIVQRWVSPFITAQTFNLPGKASASAQLQYGHELSKVLLGKTLFREGHVYLPAPATGLPIRLGFTTAVLLRATVEAGEDQAVVTAERLIAESGKTWVQNGVAVTDQTERLRALSEALPHFKSLWLPALIRSGVVHPE; encoded by the coding sequence ATGTCGGTTGCTCCGTCTTCCCAGTCGCACACTTCCGATCTGGCCAATGCCGGTGTGGTTCTCGACACGCCCTATATTGCGCGGTACTTCCCCGGCCAGTCTCCATCGATGATGGCTCTTTCGGCCTGCACAAACGGCATTCCGCTTTCCATGCCCAATCCGCGGTTCAGATATCTGGAACTTGGCTGCGGCAACGGCCTTGGCATTGCGACCCTCGCGGCCAGTTTCCCGCGCGGCATTTTCCATGCTGTCGACATCAATCCGGTGCATATCGACAATGGCGAGCGGCTGAAGGAAAAGGCTGGTCTGAAGAACCTGTTCTTCCACGAAGCCGACTTTTCAGAGGTGATCGGCCAGAGGGACATACGTCCGTTTGACCATATCAGTCTGCATGGCGTTTACAGCTGGGTCGGCGAACCGACCCGCCGCCACATCCGGCAGATCATCCACGAGCTTCTGAAACCGGGCGGCACCTGTAACATCAGTTATAACACCCTGCCGGGCTGGGCCTCTTTCCTGCCGCTGCGCAATCTCTTTGTTCAGGCGGCCAATCGGCATTTCGGCACCACGGCCGAACGCATCCAGAAAGCTTATCAGTCCCTGCGCACCATGATGGAGAACGGCTTCGACTATGCGGATGCGCATCCGGATGCAAAAGCCATCTTTGACGAACTGGCCAACAAGTCACTGAACTATGTTGCCCATGAGTTTTTCAACGATCACTGGCAACCGTTCAGTTTCTCGGAAGTCTCCAACGATTTCTCGAATATCGGCATGTATTATTGTGGCAATACCAAGCTTGACCACAATATGGGCCGGGAGCCTTCCAGCAGCAAACTCCGCCGCTATTCCGACCGTCTTCTGAGTGAGGATCTGCGCTCCATTCAACGACTGGAGAAGCATCGCTCCGATACCTATCTGAATTGCGCGGAACCACCGGCGCTTGAAGATCTTGCCACCAGTCTTGCAGGACTTCAGCTTGGTGCCCTTGCTGATGCCAGCGCAATCAACACCTACGGCCCCCGACCGCTTGATGTCGAGAACACACTGATCATCAACGCCCTTCAGCACCAGACATTGACACTTGCAGACCTCAAGGCTCTGCCAGCCCTTGGCGGCATGTCAATGGATGAGCTGGCTGAGCGGATCAAGTTGCTGATTGTCCAGCGCTGGGTCAGCCCGTTTATCACGGCGCAGACATTCAACCTCCCGGGCAAGGCCTCGGCTTCAGCACAGCTTCAGTATGGTCATGAACTGTCAAAGGTTCTGCTTGGCAAGACACTGTTCCGGGAAGGCCACGTTTATCTGCCTGCACCGGCCACAGGCCTGCCGATCCGGCTCGGATTCACAACGGCTGTGCTGTTGCGGGCGACAGTGGAAGCCGGAGAGGACCAGGCTGTTGTTACCGCAGAACGCCTGATCGCAGAATCCGGCAAAACATGGGTTCAGAATGGTGTTGCCGTGACCGACCAGACAGAGCGGTTGCGGGCGCTGTCTGAAGCCCTGCCACATTTCAAAAGCCTGTGGCTACCCGCCCTGATCCGAAGCGGTGTGGTTCATCCTGAATGA
- a CDS encoding SOS response-associated peptidase: MCGRYALNSELFEVQQAFKVDEQPQWAARYNITPTQPAFIVHRQSQERTGQLVRWGFVPSWAKDPAAMSLIINARSETLEEKPSFRAAYKHRRCLVPATGFYEWQRSGKTKTPYWVPPAGGGLIAFAGIWETWSDAAGTEMDTMAILTTEANATLAAIHHRQPVVIHPDQFDAWLGIDPVSPSELKEMTRPAPDDFFAPVRVGERINKAIHDDADLQKPLSTEDIAKADAAVQEQFSLF, translated from the coding sequence ATGTGTGGCCGGTATGCGCTGAACAGCGAACTGTTTGAGGTTCAACAGGCCTTCAAGGTGGATGAGCAGCCGCAATGGGCCGCCCGCTATAATATTACCCCGACCCAACCGGCTTTCATTGTGCACCGCCAGAGCCAGGAGCGGACCGGACAGCTTGTGCGCTGGGGGTTCGTACCATCATGGGCCAAAGATCCGGCGGCCATGAGCCTGATTATCAATGCGCGATCTGAAACGCTTGAGGAAAAGCCGTCTTTCAGGGCGGCCTATAAGCATCGGCGCTGTCTTGTCCCGGCAACCGGATTTTATGAATGGCAGCGGTCGGGCAAGACCAAAACACCCTATTGGGTGCCACCGGCAGGGGGAGGCCTGATTGCCTTTGCCGGGATCTGGGAAACCTGGAGTGATGCGGCGGGCACGGAAATGGATACAATGGCTATCCTGACCACCGAGGCCAATGCGACGCTGGCCGCTATACATCACAGACAGCCGGTCGTCATTCACCCTGATCAGTTTGATGCCTGGCTTGGAATTGACCCGGTTTCTCCCTCGGAACTGAAAGAGATGACGCGACCCGCTCCTGACGATTTCTTTGCCCCTGTCCGGGTGGGAGAGCGCATCAACAAGGCCATCCACGATGATGCGGACCTGCAGAAGCCGCTCAGTACCGAAGACATTGCAAAGGCCGATGCCGCCGTACAGGAACAGTTCAGTCTGTTTTGA
- a CDS encoding protein adenylyltransferase SelO has translation MADIEAIPFDNSYARLPDRFYARLAPTPVAEPGLIRLNEPLARHLGLDPENLKTSDGIAMLAGNHVPDGAAPLAMVYAGHQFGGWVPQLGDGRAILLGELIGSDGLRYDLQLKGAGRTPYSRGGDGRAWLGPVLREYILSEAMAALGIPTTRALAAVTTADRVIRELLYPGAVLTRIARSHLRVGTFQYFAARRDDDALMRLADYAIDRHDPDLKHVENPYLALLEAVVHRQAELVIRWLSVGFIHGVMNTDNMTISGETIDYGPCAFMDAYNPDRVFSSIDQYGRYAYQQQPAVAQWNLTQLATSLLPLIDNDRDTAATLAKDALGQFSEHFNTGWEQALRQKIGLAIEERTDLDLAHRLLTLMAENEADFTLVFRTLSDLAIEADITADQAFLDLFKAPHRAVEWLSDWRRRLGQETRSDLERQAHMKRINPAYIPRNHRVEDAIQAGLRDDFTPFEILIDVLSRPFDDQPDKKAYQAPPKPEEQVRKTFCGT, from the coding sequence ATGGCAGACATTGAAGCAATTCCGTTCGACAACAGCTATGCACGCCTGCCGGACAGGTTTTATGCACGCCTGGCCCCAACCCCTGTGGCCGAGCCTGGGCTGATCCGTCTGAATGAGCCTCTGGCCCGCCATCTGGGCCTTGATCCGGAAAACCTGAAGACATCAGACGGCATTGCCATGCTGGCCGGGAACCACGTACCGGATGGCGCTGCTCCACTGGCCATGGTCTATGCTGGCCACCAGTTTGGCGGCTGGGTCCCGCAACTGGGTGACGGGCGAGCCATCCTTCTGGGAGAACTTATCGGCTCAGATGGCCTGCGCTATGACCTTCAGCTCAAGGGAGCAGGTCGCACACCTTATTCCCGAGGTGGTGATGGACGGGCCTGGCTGGGACCTGTTCTGAGGGAGTATATTCTCTCTGAAGCCATGGCCGCTCTTGGCATTCCGACCACACGTGCACTCGCTGCTGTCACCACAGCTGACCGGGTCATTCGGGAACTGCTTTACCCCGGTGCTGTTCTGACGCGCATTGCCCGCAGTCATCTCCGGGTCGGGACATTTCAGTATTTTGCCGCCCGCCGGGATGATGATGCTCTGATGCGGCTGGCAGACTATGCAATCGACCGGCATGACCCGGACCTGAAACACGTAGAGAACCCCTATCTAGCTCTTCTTGAAGCGGTCGTTCATCGTCAGGCTGAACTGGTCATCCGCTGGCTGTCTGTCGGTTTCATCCACGGGGTGATGAATACCGACAATATGACCATCTCCGGCGAGACGATTGACTATGGCCCCTGCGCTTTCATGGATGCGTACAATCCCGACCGGGTCTTCAGTTCCATCGATCAGTACGGCCGCTATGCCTATCAGCAACAGCCCGCTGTGGCCCAGTGGAACCTGACCCAGCTTGCAACATCACTGCTGCCCCTGATCGATAATGACCGTGATACAGCCGCCACCCTCGCAAAGGATGCACTGGGCCAGTTCTCGGAGCACTTCAACACAGGTTGGGAGCAGGCCCTGCGGCAGAAGATAGGCTTAGCCATTGAAGAGCGTACAGACCTCGACTTGGCTCACCGACTTCTGACACTGATGGCAGAAAATGAGGCCGATTTCACTCTGGTCTTCCGCACGCTCTCGGATCTTGCCATTGAGGCAGACATCACAGCAGATCAGGCGTTTCTTGACCTTTTCAAAGCCCCGCATCGTGCTGTGGAATGGCTGTCCGACTGGCGGCGACGCCTTGGCCAGGAAACACGGTCCGATCTTGAGCGACAGGCCCATATGAAGCGTATCAATCCCGCCTATATTCCGCGCAATCATCGAGTTGAAGACGCTATTCAGGCGGGCCTACGGGATGATTTCACCCCTTTTGAGATCTTAATTGACGTTCTGTCCCGCCCGTTTGATGACCAGCCGGACAAGAAGGCTTATCAGGCACCACCGAAACCGGAAGAGCAGGTCCGCAAAACCTTTTGCGGAACCTGA
- a CDS encoding NUDIX hydrolase → MTRDASSSSSHSDSPRPKMAASLALWKGDDVLVIQRGKPPLEGVWSLPGGHVEFGETVADAARRELFEETGLNCDNPVFVRLNEVISRGDDGLLNAHFVIAVHTAHYTDGTLQAGDDAQSARWVHPDELAELRTTPELSLLISEASKILSD, encoded by the coding sequence ATGACCCGGGACGCATCCTCATCTTCATCTCACTCTGATTCCCCTCGCCCCAAAATGGCGGCCAGTCTCGCTCTCTGGAAAGGGGACGACGTTCTTGTGATACAGCGCGGGAAACCACCTCTTGAAGGGGTCTGGAGCCTGCCTGGCGGTCATGTGGAATTCGGGGAAACTGTGGCGGATGCCGCCCGCCGGGAACTCTTTGAGGAAACCGGCCTCAATTGTGACAACCCGGTCTTTGTCAGGTTGAATGAGGTGATCAGCCGCGGTGATGATGGTCTTCTGAACGCGCATTTTGTTATTGCCGTTCACACCGCTCACTATACGGACGGTACCCTACAGGCGGGCGATGATGCCCAATCTGCCCGCTGGGTTCATCCGGACGAACTGGCAGAGCTGCGCACCACACCGGAACTGAGCCTTCTCATCTCGGAAGCCTCAAAAATCCTCTCCGACTGA
- a CDS encoding catalase family peroxidase gives MSKTFLLWSSLALAATGVTAQAEETNPVDGEVLVNKLNGVFGRHAAKRASGAKGFCAAGYLEPTAEAGQRFTSPLFQPGQHQASIRFSNGGGNPASDDRARSTRGIGVKMELPDDDTMDWAGSNVPMFVASTPEEFVEYLTVRAKDPVTGKKDKAAIDAYSKANPHTLKTGKYIKARPAPASVASTPYFMIHTFYLEGQDGKSHPVRWVFQPEGGYVGLTAEQEKTMPKDFLEAEFKGRVTSAPARWSIMVQFPKEGDPLNNANIAWPDDRETMKVGTLVANSYVTKGSANDCTGQVYDPLALPDGIEPSDDPMLEARSSSYAVSLTRRSE, from the coding sequence ATGAGCAAAACCTTTCTTTTATGGAGTAGTCTGGCGCTGGCAGCCACAGGTGTGACAGCCCAGGCTGAAGAAACCAATCCGGTTGACGGAGAAGTCCTCGTCAACAAGCTGAATGGCGTTTTTGGGCGTCATGCAGCAAAACGTGCATCAGGAGCGAAAGGCTTCTGTGCTGCCGGGTATCTTGAACCGACAGCCGAAGCCGGACAGCGCTTCACCTCACCTCTTTTTCAGCCTGGTCAGCATCAGGCCTCCATTCGCTTTTCCAATGGCGGTGGCAACCCTGCATCCGATGACCGTGCGCGATCCACACGCGGCATCGGCGTCAAGATGGAGCTGCCGGATGATGACACCATGGACTGGGCCGGGTCGAACGTCCCCATGTTTGTTGCCAGTACACCGGAAGAATTTGTCGAGTACCTTACGGTTCGCGCCAAAGATCCTGTGACAGGCAAAAAGGACAAGGCTGCGATTGACGCTTACAGCAAGGCCAATCCTCACACGCTGAAGACCGGCAAATACATCAAGGCCCGCCCGGCCCCTGCCAGTGTTGCAAGCACGCCTTACTTCATGATTCACACCTTCTATCTTGAGGGCCAGGACGGCAAGTCCCATCCGGTTCGCTGGGTCTTCCAGCCTGAGGGTGGCTATGTGGGCCTTACAGCGGAACAGGAAAAAACCATGCCGAAGGATTTTCTTGAGGCTGAATTCAAGGGCCGGGTCACTTCTGCACCCGCTCGCTGGTCCATCATGGTTCAGTTCCCCAAAGAGGGAGACCCGCTTAACAATGCTAACATCGCCTGGCCGGATGATCGGGAAACCATGAAAGTCGGAACCCTTGTGGCAAACAGCTACGTTACAAAAGGGTCTGCGAATGACTGCACGGGTCAGGTCTATGATCCGCTTGCACTGCCGGACGGGATTGAACCCTCTGACGATCCGATGCTGGAAGCCCGCAGCTCCTCCTACGCGGTCTCACTGACCCGTCGCAGCGAATAG
- a CDS encoding glutathione S-transferase family protein — MYQLYFAPDNASVIVRIALEEAGLEYQDILVDRAVEEQKSEAYRALNPAGLIPVLIMDGQPVHETAAILLALSERHHVLGPGLGDANRSEFLKYLFFLSNTVHIELRQIFYPQIFVGSDGTMIATLRSRARARFLEHLAMLNTRYETGPGPYLYGEALSAVDIYLALFLRWVQLYGDAKEWVFDLAEFPSLKRMTSDFETRPAVIRAFGQEGIHPPFIDKPTGPDGSRGAAV; from the coding sequence ATGTATCAGCTTTATTTCGCGCCCGACAACGCATCAGTTATCGTTCGTATTGCACTTGAGGAAGCCGGGCTTGAATACCAGGACATCCTGGTTGACCGGGCGGTGGAAGAGCAGAAAAGCGAAGCCTATCGCGCACTCAATCCTGCAGGGCTGATTCCGGTTCTCATTATGGATGGGCAACCCGTTCATGAGACTGCGGCTATCCTTCTGGCACTGTCTGAACGTCATCATGTTCTAGGGCCGGGCCTGGGTGATGCCAACCGGAGTGAATTCCTCAAGTATTTGTTCTTCTTGAGTAATACGGTTCACATCGAGCTGCGTCAGATCTTCTATCCGCAGATTTTTGTTGGCAGTGACGGCACAATGATTGCGACCCTTCGTTCGCGTGCCAGAGCGCGGTTCCTTGAACACCTTGCCATGCTCAACACACGGTACGAAACAGGCCCCGGGCCGTATCTTTACGGTGAGGCTCTGTCTGCGGTGGATATCTATCTGGCATTGTTTCTGCGTTGGGTGCAGCTTTATGGCGACGCGAAGGAATGGGTGTTTGATCTTGCGGAGTTTCCCTCACTCAAGCGGATGACTTCAGATTTCGAAACGCGCCCGGCTGTTATCCGAGCGTTCGGACAGGAAGGAATCCACCCGCCATTCATTGACAAACCGACGGGGCCGGACGGTTCTCGGGGGGCAGCTGTCTGA
- a CDS encoding pyridoxine 5'-phosphate synthase, translated as MSTDLSVNLNAVAMLRNRRDLPWPSVTGMARIVLDAGAHGITIHPRPDERHIRRTDVFELNEVIRSYTYGDREYNIEGYPDERFLSLVEEVKPDQVTLVPDDPSQNTSDHGWDIAANQDLLKTVISRLKTGGMRVSLFVDDDPAIALLARDVGADRVELYTGPYGDMFDEQEKAQLLARLAATAEAARACGLDVNAGHDLTLDNLPPLLARIPFVREVSIGHGLTADALLYGFADATRRYLTCCTPTALAAE; from the coding sequence ATGTCGACGGATCTGAGTGTCAATTTGAATGCGGTGGCAATGCTCCGTAACCGTCGTGACCTGCCATGGCCAAGTGTGACCGGGATGGCACGTATTGTTCTGGATGCCGGGGCCCATGGCATTACCATTCACCCGCGTCCGGATGAGCGTCATATTCGCCGTACCGATGTGTTTGAACTGAATGAGGTTATCCGCTCATACACCTATGGAGACCGGGAATATAATATCGAAGGGTATCCGGACGAGCGCTTCCTGTCTCTTGTGGAAGAGGTGAAACCGGATCAGGTTACACTTGTTCCCGATGATCCCAGCCAGAATACGTCAGACCACGGCTGGGATATTGCCGCCAATCAGGACCTCCTCAAGACGGTTATCTCGCGCCTGAAAACAGGCGGCATGCGGGTTTCCCTGTTTGTGGATGACGACCCGGCCATCGCACTGCTGGCCCGCGATGTTGGAGCGGACCGGGTCGAGCTCTACACCGGTCCTTATGGTGACATGTTTGACGAACAGGAAAAGGCACAGCTGCTAGCCAGACTGGCTGCAACGGCTGAAGCGGCTCGAGCCTGTGGTCTGGATGTGAATGCCGGACATGACCTGACACTGGATAATCTGCCGCCGCTTCTTGCGCGCATTCCCTTTGTCCGGGAAGTCTCTATCGGGCATGGCCTGACAGCGGATGCACTGCTTTATGGCTTTGCTGATGCAACCCGGCGCTATCTGACCTGCTGCACGCCAACGGCCCTCGCGGCTGAATGA